Proteins encoded within one genomic window of Arachis ipaensis cultivar K30076 chromosome B08, Araip1.1, whole genome shotgun sequence:
- the LOC107612917 gene encoding trifunctional UDP-glucose 4,6-dehydratase/UDP-4-keto-6-deoxy-D-glucose 3,5-epimerase/UDP-4-keto-L-rhamnose-reductase RHM1 (The sequence of the model RefSeq protein was modified relative to this genomic sequence to represent the inferred CDS: added 52 bases not found in genome assembly), translating into MATHTPKNILITGAAGFIASHVANRLIRKYPDYKIVVLDKLDYCSNLKNLIPSKSCPNFKFVKGDIGSADLVNYLLITESIDTIMHFAAQTHVDNSFGNSFEFTKNNIYGTHVLLEACKVTGQIKRFIHVSTDEVYGETEEDAVVGNHEASQLLPTNPYSATKAGAEMLVMAYGRSYGLPVITTRGNNVYGPNQFPEKLIPKFILLAMQGKPLPIHGDGSNVRSYLYCEDVAEAFEVILHKGEVGHVYNIGTKKERRVIDVAKDICRLFSMDPETSIKFVENRPFNDQRYFLDDQKLKDLGWSERTTWEEGLKKTMDWYINNPDWWGDVSGALLPHPRMLMMPGGMERHFDGSEEEKPASYVSTNTKMVVPPTKSATGTPQKPALKFLIYGRTGWIGGLLGKLCEKQGIAYEYGKGRLEDRSSLVADIQNIKPTHIFNAAGVTGRPNVDWCETHKTETIRTNVAGTLTLADVSREHGLLMINYATGCIFEYDEAHPLGSGKGFKEEDTPNFAGSFYSKTKAMVEELLKEYDNVCTLRVRMPISSDLSNPRNFITKISRYNKVVNIPNSMTILDELLPISIEMAKRNLSGIWNFTNPGAVSHNEILEMYRDYIDPNFKWVNFTLEEQAKVIVAARSNNEMDASKLKKEFPELLSIKESLIKYVFEPNKKTGLKN; encoded by the exons ATGGCGACGCATACCCCAAAGAATATTCTCATTACTGGGGCAGCTGGATTTATTGCATCTCATGTGGCCAACCGGCTCATTCGGAAGTATCCTGACTACAAAATTGTTGTTCTTGACAAGCTTGATTACTGTTCTAATCTGAAGAACCTCATTCCTTCAAAGTCATGCCCCAACTTTAAGTTTGTGAAGGGTGATATAGGAAGTGCTGACCTTGTCAACTACCTTCTCATCACTGAGTCAATTGACACGATAATGCACTTTGCTGCTCAGACCCATGTTGACAACTCCTTTGGTAACAGCTTTGAGTTCACCAAGAACAACATCTACGGCACTCATGTCCTGTTAGAGGCTTGCAAGGTGACTGGTCAGATCAAAAGGTTCATCCATGTGAGCACCGATGAGGTCTACGGGGAGACAGAGGAGGATGCCGTGGTTGGAAACCATGAGGCTTCTCAGCTGCTTCCTACAAATCCATACTCTGCCACAAAAGCTGGGGCAGAGATGCTTGTCATGGCATATGGTAGATCCTATGGTTTACCTGTGATCACAACACGTGGAAACAATGTCTATGGGCCGAACCAGTTTCCTGAGAAGCTAATTCCAAAGTTCA CGTGAGGAGCTATTTATACTGCGAAGATGTCGCTGAGGCTTTTGAAGTTATCCTTCACAAGGGAGAAGTTGGTCATGTTTACAACATTGGGACCAAGAAGGAAAGAAGAGTTATTGATGTAGCCAAAGATATATGCAGACTATTCTCCATGGACCCAGAGACAAGCATAAAATTTGTGGAGAACAGACCATTCAATGACCAGAGATACTTTCTTGATGATCAAAAGCTGAAGGACTTGGGGTGGTCTGAGAGGACCACTTGGGAAGAGGGCTTGAAGAAAACCATGGACTGGTACATCAATAATCCTGATTGGTGGGGTGATGTCAGTGGTGCATTGCTTCCTCATCCAAGGATGCTCATGATGCCTGGTGGTATGGAGAGACATTTTGATGGATCTGAAGAGGAAAAGCCTGCATCATATGTCTCGACTAACACTAAAATGGTGGTTCCACCAACCAAGAGCGCCACCGGCACTCCCCAGAAGCCTGCTCTGAAGTTCTTGATCTATGGCAGAACAGGATGGATAGGTGGATTGCTTGGGAAGTTGTGTGAAAAGCAAGGGATTGCGTACGAATATGGAAAAGGGCGCCTAGAGGATCGCTCATCACTTGTTGCTGATATTCAGAATATCAAGCCGACACATATTTTCAATGCTGCAGGAGTGACCGGCAGACCCAATGTTGATTGGTGTGAGACTCATAAGACTGAAACCATCCGCACCAATGTTGCCGGGACTTTAACGTTGGCTGATGTCAGCAGAGAGCATGGTCTCTTGATGATAAATTATGCTACTGGTTGCATATTTGAGTATGATGAAGCTCACCCTCTGGGATCTGGCAAAGGTTTCAAGGAGGAAGATACCCCTAATTTTGCTGGTTCTTTCTATTCCAAAACTAAGGCTATG GTTGAGGAGCTTTTGAAAGAATATGACAATGTATGCACACTCAGGGTCCGCATGCCCATTTCTTCTGATCTGAGCAACCCGCGCAACTTCATTACCAAGATTTCTCGCTATAACAAGGTGGTTAACATTCCAAACAGCATGACTATCCTGGACGAGCTCCTGCCTATTTCAATCGAGATGGCAAAGCGCAACCTGAGCGGCATCTGGAACTTCACAAACCCAGGGGCCGTGAGTCACAACGAGATCCTGGAGATGTACAGGGACTACATTGACCCCAACTTCAAGTGGGTTAATTTCACCCTTGAAGAGCAAGCCAAAGTGATTGTTGCAGCGCGAAGCAACAACGAGATGGACGCATCAAAGTTGAAGAAAGAATTCCCAGAACTTCTTTCCATCAAGGAATCACTGATCAAATATGTCTTCGAGCCAAACAAGAAAACTGGTTTGAAAAATTAA